GCCTGGCCGGCGTCAGCCCGATTACCGCCTCCCGCGCCTTGCGCGGCATCAGCACCGTGGCCGTTGAGCTGGTGGAAAAAGTCCAGCAGGCCGCTGCCGAACTCAACTACGTGGTCAACCCCGCCGCCCGCGCCCTGGCCTCGGCCCAGAGCCATTCGGTGGTGGTGTTGGTGCCGTCGTTGTCCAACCTGCTGTTTATCGAAACCCTCGAAGCTATCCACCAGGTACTGCGGCCCAAAGGCTTCGAAGTGCTGATCGGCAACTCTCACTATTCGCGCGATGAAGAAGAAAACCTGCTGCGCAATTACATGGCCTATCAGCCACGGGGTTTGCTGCTGACCGGCTTCGACCGCACCGAAAGCGCCCGACGGATGGTCGAGGCCAGCAACGTGCCCTGCGTCTACATGATGGACCTTGACCCGAATGCCGGCGTGAACTGTGTGGGTTTCTCGCAATTGGCCGCCGGTGAAACAGCCGCGGCGCATTTGCTGTCCCGTGGCCGCAAGCGCTTGGCGTATATCGGCGCACAACTGGACCAACGCACGTTGCTACGTGGCGAAGGTTTCCGCCGCGCCCTGCAACAGGCCGCAATGTACGACCCGGCGTTGGAACTGCTGACACCGCGTCCTTCTTCCGTGGGCTTGGGCGGCGAGTTGTTCTTGCAGTTGCTGGCCGCACATCCGGATGTGGATGCGGTCTTCTTCGGCAACGACGACTTGGCCCAAGGCGCACTGCTGGAAGCCATGCGCCATGGCATCAAGGTGCCAGAGCGGGTGGCGGTGCTGGGCTTCAACGACCTGCCTGCGTCGTCCTTTATGGTGCCGCGCCTGAGCAGTATCAGCACGCCACGGGAAGCCATTGGCCGGCGTGCGGCGGAGCATTTGTTGACGATCATGGCGGGCAACAAGATCGCCAAGCCGGTGGTAGACATGGGGTTTGAGTTGCAGGTGCGGGAAAGCACCTAGGACGCCTGTAGGACTCGGCTGACATTGCAGTAAGCGCCTTGCCCGGTTGCCTACGCTTACGTCAGAACTATCTGGCTTGTAAGTATGGCCGGTGGAGACTTAAGGTTTGCCGGTCTCTGAATGTTTCGGGGATCGGGAGACTGTCAGAAATTTTGTGTTCGGGCATAACATGTAGCTAGAGGTGCATCTATGCCGACCAAAAAGAAGCCCGCCCATGCAGCAGCGAGGGAGTTACCCTCGATTCCCCAAGAGCTGATCGAGCAGTTTGTTAAAGGCCCGATGAGCGCCGAAGCCATTCAAGACGCGTCCATGGCGTTCAAGAAGGCTCTGATCGAGCGCGCGCTAGGTGCCGAGCTGGGTCACCACCTTGGTTATCCTCAGGGCGCGGAGCGCCCTGAGGAGTCGACCAATCAGCGCAATGGCAAGAGTGGCAAAACGGTTCTTACCGACGATGGGCCGCTTCGCCTGGATATCCCCAGAGACCGCGATGGTAGCTTCGCCCCGATCCTGATTCCCAAGCACGAACGCCGTTTTACAGGCTTCGACGACAAGATAATTGCCATGTACGCCCGGGGTATGACGGTGCGTGAGATCCGCGCTTTTCTGTCTGAGCAGTATGGAACTGACGTGTCCCATGACTTCATCAGCTCAGTCACCGATGCCGTAATGGAAGAAGTCGGCTCTTGGCAGCAGCGCCCCCTGGAGCCTATGTACCCGGTCATCTTCTTTGATGCGCTACGGGTCAAAATCCGGGACGAGGGGTTAGTGCGCAACAAGGCCATTTATCTGGCGCTGGGCGTATTACCCGATGGCACACGTGACATTCTGGGGATCTGGATTGAGAGCACCGAGGGCGCCAAGTTTTGGATGAAGGTCTTCAACGACCTCAAAACGCGTGGGGTAGAAGATGTTCTAATCGCCGTCACGGATGGCCTTAAAGGGATACCGGAGGCTTTGGGAGCGGTTTTTCCTGCCACGACGCTGCAAACCTGCATCGTGCATCTGATCCGCAACAGCTTGGACTATGCCGCTTGGGATAAACGTCGGGCATTGGCCAAAGCCCTCAAGCCGATCTACCAGGCGATCAATGCGGACGTGGCCGAGCAAGAGCTCAACGCCTTTGAAGCGGGGCCTTGGGGTAAGCAGTATCCGACAGTAGTTGCTGCATGGCGTCGCGCCTGGGATCGGGTTATACCGTTTTTTGTATTCCCGGCGGGTATCCGAAAAGTGGTCTACACGACCAATGCCATCGAAAGCATCAACGCTCAGCTACGAAAGATTATTAAAACCCGTGGGCACTTCCCGACCGACGATGCGGCAACGAAGCTGATCTGGCTGGGACTACGAAATATCACGGCTAACTGGGGGCACCCGGCGCATGATTGGAAAGTGGCAATGAATCAGTTTGCGATTCTTTACGGAGACCGATTTACCAGACCGAGCTGGTAAAACAACGGCCTGCCTGACGGCAGGCCCTAACCAGCCCGAACACAAAAAAACTGATACTCCCGGGATCGGGTTTAGACGCCTGAAGTTTCCCACGCACTCAGCCAAAATCAGGTACTTCAAAAATGCATAGCACCCATCCCACGCATGCGCTTTTCACCGTCCTCCCCAACACCCCCACCGAGACCCTGCTGATCAACAGCTACGAAACGGTATGTTCCGTCAGCACCCTGCTGCTCGACC
The genomic region above belongs to Pseudomonas sp. S35 and contains:
- a CDS encoding LacI family DNA-binding transcriptional regulator → MMTSKNDKNTRTTGRPTLNEVARLAGVSPITASRALRGISTVAVELVEKVQQAAAELNYVVNPAARALASAQSHSVVVLVPSLSNLLFIETLEAIHQVLRPKGFEVLIGNSHYSRDEEENLLRNYMAYQPRGLLLTGFDRTESARRMVEASNVPCVYMMDLDPNAGVNCVGFSQLAAGETAAAHLLSRGRKRLAYIGAQLDQRTLLRGEGFRRALQQAAMYDPALELLTPRPSSVGLGGELFLQLLAAHPDVDAVFFGNDDLAQGALLEAMRHGIKVPERVAVLGFNDLPASSFMVPRLSSISTPREAIGRRAAEHLLTIMAGNKIAKPVVDMGFELQVREST
- a CDS encoding IS256-like element ISPsy17 family transposase, whose translation is MPTKKKPAHAAARELPSIPQELIEQFVKGPMSAEAIQDASMAFKKALIERALGAELGHHLGYPQGAERPEESTNQRNGKSGKTVLTDDGPLRLDIPRDRDGSFAPILIPKHERRFTGFDDKIIAMYARGMTVREIRAFLSEQYGTDVSHDFISSVTDAVMEEVGSWQQRPLEPMYPVIFFDALRVKIRDEGLVRNKAIYLALGVLPDGTRDILGIWIESTEGAKFWMKVFNDLKTRGVEDVLIAVTDGLKGIPEALGAVFPATTLQTCIVHLIRNSLDYAAWDKRRALAKALKPIYQAINADVAEQELNAFEAGPWGKQYPTVVAAWRRAWDRVIPFFVFPAGIRKVVYTTNAIESINAQLRKIIKTRGHFPTDDAATKLIWLGLRNITANWGHPAHDWKVAMNQFAILYGDRFTRPSW
- a CDS encoding DUF6124 family protein encodes the protein MHSTHPTHALFTVLPNTPTETLLINSYETVCSVSTLLLDLSDDLTGKQRDVALAIHQLSELSVLLVGKAMDQHTPRG